In one window of Streptomyces sp. NBC_01224 DNA:
- a CDS encoding UDP-glucose dehydrogenase family protein: protein MRVSVIGCGHLGIPHAAAMAEIGHDVIGVDLDQAKIDRLNAGECPIYEDGLPELLTTHTATGRLRFTTSLEEAAEFADVHFLAVGTPIDADGRSYDTGQVFGAARALAPHLSRPTVIIGKSTVTVGTSRDLGTLLARLSPAGEDVEVVWNPEFLREGHAIDDTLRPDRIVVGVPSARAEDAVRQVYAPLLANGIPLFVTDPATAELIKGAANAYLGMKISFINGVADMCTAAGADVQQLTEAIGLDPRIGRGGLNAGPGYGGGCLPKDVRAFTASASTLGATEAATLLRAAEQVNESRPTAALKLIEQTLGHPVDGVRVTVWGASFKAGTDDVRESPALAIAALMHQRGATVTVHDPHAVPTALHRHPELDYAEALDNSVQGAQLIVLATEWPHFREADPKALAPLVADPVLVDLRNLIDADAWRMAGWTVRQLGRPAQE, encoded by the coding sequence ATGCGCGTATCTGTCATCGGCTGTGGTCACCTGGGCATCCCCCACGCCGCTGCCATGGCCGAGATCGGCCACGATGTCATCGGCGTGGACCTGGACCAGGCGAAGATCGACCGCCTCAACGCCGGCGAGTGCCCCATCTACGAGGACGGCCTGCCCGAACTCCTCACCACCCACACCGCCACTGGACGACTGCGGTTCACCACCAGCCTCGAAGAGGCGGCCGAGTTCGCGGACGTCCACTTCCTCGCCGTGGGCACGCCGATCGACGCGGACGGACGCAGCTACGACACCGGACAGGTTTTCGGCGCCGCCCGCGCCCTTGCCCCGCACCTGTCTCGCCCGACCGTGATCATCGGCAAGTCCACGGTCACCGTCGGCACCTCACGCGACCTCGGCACACTCCTCGCGCGTCTCTCCCCGGCCGGTGAGGACGTAGAGGTCGTCTGGAACCCGGAGTTCCTCCGCGAGGGCCACGCCATCGACGACACCCTGCGACCCGACCGGATCGTCGTCGGCGTCCCCTCGGCCCGCGCGGAGGACGCCGTACGCCAGGTCTACGCACCTCTCCTGGCGAACGGGATCCCGCTGTTCGTCACCGACCCCGCCACCGCCGAACTCATCAAGGGCGCCGCCAACGCCTACCTCGGCATGAAGATCTCCTTCATCAACGGCGTCGCCGACATGTGTACCGCCGCCGGAGCCGACGTCCAGCAGCTCACCGAGGCCATCGGCCTCGACCCCCGTATCGGCCGCGGCGGCCTCAACGCCGGACCCGGCTACGGCGGCGGCTGCCTCCCCAAGGACGTCCGCGCCTTCACAGCCTCAGCCAGCACCCTCGGAGCCACCGAGGCAGCAACCCTCCTGCGGGCGGCAGAGCAGGTCAACGAATCCCGCCCCACCGCTGCGCTGAAGCTCATCGAGCAGACCCTCGGCCACCCCGTCGACGGCGTACGCGTCACCGTCTGGGGAGCTTCCTTCAAGGCTGGCACCGACGATGTCCGCGAATCCCCGGCCCTGGCGATCGCCGCCCTCATGCACCAGCGCGGTGCGACCGTCACCGTCCACGACCCGCACGCCGTGCCCACGGCACTGCACCGGCACCCGGAGCTCGACTACGCCGAAGCCCTCGACAACTCCGTCCAGGGCGCCCAACTGATCGTCCTGGCCACCGAGTGGCCCCACTTCCGAGAGGCCGACCCCAAGGCCCTCGCCCCACTGGTCGCGGACCCGGTCCTCGTCGACCTCCGCAACCTCATCGACGCCGACGCCTGGCGCATGGCCGGATGGACCGTACGCCAGCTCGGACGACCCGCACAGGAATAG